One Thermococcus sp. genomic region harbors:
- the cobO gene encoding cob(I)yrinic acid a,c-diamide adenosyltransferase, translated as MSWKDKLGLVHVYTGNGKGKTTAAFGLAVRMLGSGGRVIIIQFMKAPDVYGEQKKIRECGAFIESFGLPKFVHGKPEPDDIEAARKALERAREVVSSGEWDLVILDEICVALGFKMLGVEEVKGLIENKAENTELVLTGRYCPEELFELADYVTEMKEIKHPYQRGTLARQGVEF; from the coding sequence ATGTCATGGAAGGATAAACTCGGTCTTGTGCACGTCTACACCGGCAACGGGAAGGGAAAGACGACCGCCGCCTTTGGATTAGCCGTCAGGATGCTCGGCTCCGGCGGGAGGGTGATAATCATACAGTTCATGAAAGCCCCCGACGTCTACGGCGAGCAGAAGAAGATAAGGGAGTGCGGAGCTTTTATAGAGTCCTTCGGCCTGCCGAAGTTCGTCCACGGAAAGCCCGAACCGGACGACATAGAGGCCGCCAGGAAGGCTTTAGAACGCGCCAGGGAGGTCGTTTCGAGCGGCGAGTGGGACCTGGTGATCCTCGATGAAATATGCGTCGCCCTCGGCTTCAAGATGCTGGGCGTCGAGGAGGTAAAGGGGCTCATTGAAAACAAAGCTGAGAACACGGAGCTCGTCCTCACCGGCCGCTACTGCCCGGAGGAGCTCTTTGAGCTCGCAGACTACGTGACGGAGATGAAAGAAATAAAGCACCCCTACCAGAGGGGGACCCTGGCGAGGCAGGGGGTGGAGTTCTAG
- a CDS encoding DEAD/DEAH box helicase family protein → MDIIAGVFRGLYIPDFKKPNFKNRMSGKIVRYFNRWGCLMDKLNDKVPRSFIKLPLRQRYTSQDDTLNEFFIPVIANSKYYYRASGYFSSSILAAAARGLVHFIKKGEKMYLITGVLLSQKDVEAINNGLATPPEIIEQKLLKELEETDFEDVIIKRRLEVLAWLVSQGKLEIKLAIPFENDKIKSSPTGEAIWHSKFAIFEDFYGNKLHIEGSINETAKGWIDNAESFSVHRSWIEGERGYILSAEEEFWATWNNINPKVRTYTIPDAVKQKLVRIAPKDIKEIVDPEEVLRKRSSSKKLIKLWPHQEEAIQAWYNNGRKGILSMATGSGKTLAALFAIKRLPKDAFVILLVPSKELVTQWIKEIKRVFPESPIIICSSQNPGWKSTLKEFILAYQQKRNKKFIISTIRSASSDTFIEIINQKLGEKYVLIADEVHRLGAKKSRRIMKDLEPALGRLGLSATPTRIWDDVGTDMIMKYFGGIIYEYSLRDAIRDGRIVPYEYYIEIVPLTEEELYEYKDISRGIYRKYKSILTKYKLPENTPLKEILVRLEDKTEVKTIQSLLLKRANIIKKAENKIQKTIEILEKEGDKLGRCLIYCQDTEQLELLAKEMSRRGYKFLKYLGVQEKEKKAEHLRLFEEGIVKFLLSIRCLDEGVDIPASDSAIILASSKNPREFIQRRGRVLRKAPNKEKAIIYDLFVFPYDETYNYDIEPTEIEIFERELNRSLIFLESAVNSEGTLIKLLRLYRKLASLSRGDFNVS, encoded by the coding sequence ATGGATATAATCGCCGGGGTTTTTAGGGGTTTGTATATTCCAGACTTCAAGAAGCCAAACTTTAAAAACCGTATGAGTGGTAAAATAGTTAGATATTTTAACCGATGGGGATGTCTAATGGACAAGTTAAATGACAAAGTGCCACGAAGTTTCATAAAGTTACCTCTAAGACAGAGATATACCTCCCAAGATGATACACTAAATGAGTTTTTCATTCCCGTTATTGCTAACTCAAAATATTATTACCGTGCGAGTGGATATTTCTCCTCCTCAATTCTTGCCGCTGCCGCGAGAGGACTCGTTCACTTCATAAAAAAGGGAGAGAAAATGTACCTAATAACAGGGGTCTTATTGTCACAAAAAGACGTTGAAGCCATTAATAACGGATTAGCAACTCCACCTGAAATTATCGAGCAAAAGCTCCTAAAAGAACTTGAGGAAACAGATTTCGAAGATGTGATCATAAAAAGGCGACTAGAAGTCCTGGCATGGCTAGTCTCGCAGGGAAAATTGGAAATCAAACTAGCTATACCCTTTGAAAATGACAAAATAAAATCTTCTCCAACAGGAGAAGCAATCTGGCATAGCAAATTCGCAATTTTCGAAGATTTTTACGGCAATAAATTGCATATAGAGGGTTCAATAAACGAGACTGCAAAAGGATGGATTGACAACGCAGAATCATTCTCGGTTCATAGAAGTTGGATAGAGGGCGAGAGAGGGTACATACTATCAGCAGAGGAGGAGTTTTGGGCAACATGGAATAATATCAATCCAAAGGTGCGTACTTACACAATCCCCGATGCAGTGAAACAAAAACTGGTGAGAATTGCCCCCAAAGATATCAAGGAGATCGTGGATCCAGAGGAAGTTCTGAGAAAAAGAAGCTCTTCGAAGAAACTTATTAAACTCTGGCCTCACCAAGAAGAGGCCATCCAGGCGTGGTATAATAATGGAAGAAAAGGAATTCTATCCATGGCTACCGGAAGTGGAAAGACTCTAGCGGCATTGTTTGCCATCAAGAGATTACCCAAAGATGCGTTTGTGATATTACTAGTCCCCTCAAAAGAGCTTGTAACACAGTGGATAAAGGAAATCAAAAGAGTTTTCCCAGAATCACCGATAATAATTTGCTCAAGCCAAAATCCGGGCTGGAAAAGTACCCTAAAGGAGTTCATATTGGCATACCAACAGAAAAGAAATAAAAAATTCATAATATCAACAATTCGTTCTGCAAGCTCGGATACATTTATAGAGATTATCAATCAAAAACTTGGAGAAAAATACGTTCTTATAGCGGACGAAGTTCACAGGCTTGGGGCTAAAAAAAGTAGGAGAATCATGAAAGATCTCGAACCAGCATTAGGACGACTGGGATTAAGTGCTACGCCCACAAGAATCTGGGATGATGTTGGAACTGACATGATCATGAAATATTTTGGGGGTATAATCTATGAATACTCATTAAGAGATGCCATCAGAGACGGGAGGATAGTCCCATACGAGTACTATATTGAAATCGTGCCGCTAACAGAAGAAGAGCTGTATGAATACAAAGATATCTCACGGGGGATCTACCGGAAGTATAAAAGTATTCTAACTAAGTACAAGCTACCAGAAAACACACCTCTCAAGGAAATCTTAGTCAGATTAGAGGATAAAACAGAAGTCAAAACGATTCAGAGCTTGCTATTAAAGCGAGCAAACATTATCAAAAAAGCAGAGAATAAGATTCAAAAAACAATAGAGATCCTCGAGAAAGAGGGTGATAAACTAGGCCGGTGTCTCATCTACTGTCAAGACACCGAGCAGTTAGAGCTTCTGGCAAAAGAGATGTCAAGAAGAGGATACAAGTTTCTAAAATACTTAGGAGTGCAGGAAAAAGAAAAGAAAGCCGAACACCTGCGCCTTTTTGAAGAAGGTATTGTCAAGTTTCTTTTGTCTATTAGATGTTTAGATGAAGGCGTCGATATTCCAGCCAGTGACTCAGCAATAATCCTGGCTAGCAGCAAGAATCCCCGGGAATTTATCCAACGGAGAGGAAGAGTGCTTAGAAAGGCCCCAAATAAAGAAAAAGCAATTATCTACGATCTTTTCGTTTTTCCATATGATGAAACATACAATTATGACATCGAACCGACTGAGATTGAGATCTTTGAGAGAGAACTTAACAGGAGCTTGATATTTCTAGAAAGTGCCGTAAATTCTGAGGGTACCTTAATTAAGCTTTTGAGATTATACCGCAAATTAGCATCGTTAAGTAGGGGGGATTTCAATGTCAGTTGA
- a CDS encoding AAA family ATPase, giving the protein MRLQKIVMKNFKPYREQIEITLNRDCTQANKHIFVIYGGNGFGKTSLLDAIYWGLFGQKARKTQLLFNDKEAKRKKTEMFVELTFYDEVLDRTYVIFRKATKTATSIHETLEVIVNGEAIVGDPLLKQEYIEQYIMPYEISRFFFFDAEDVKTLAREQGGDTVKDSVELLLGLKAIRESIEDMDNVRQDLEKQRKKYLKEEGKLQEIGRKLNEVSEKLELYKKRYENVKAELKSKKEKLSQLRKDLAEFGYEEIKKLAEKRDALELKLKSLTEKKRGDHERN; this is encoded by the coding sequence ATGCGGCTACAAAAGATCGTCATGAAGAATTTCAAACCGTATCGAGAACAGATCGAGATAACCTTGAACCGCGATTGCACCCAAGCAAACAAACACATATTCGTAATTTATGGGGGTAATGGATTCGGAAAAACTTCATTACTAGATGCAATTTACTGGGGGCTCTTTGGACAGAAAGCACGTAAAACACAGTTACTGTTTAATGATAAAGAAGCGAAAAGGAAGAAGACTGAAATGTTTGTTGAACTGACCTTTTATGATGAAGTTCTGGACAGAACATATGTTATATTTAGAAAGGCAACAAAAACAGCTACCTCTATTCATGAGACTCTAGAAGTAATAGTTAACGGAGAAGCCATCGTTGGTGACCCACTTCTTAAGCAGGAGTATATTGAACAATATATAATGCCATATGAGATCAGCAGATTTTTCTTTTTTGATGCAGAAGACGTGAAAACCCTTGCTAGAGAGCAAGGTGGCGACACCGTTAAGGATTCTGTTGAATTGCTCCTAGGACTGAAGGCTATTAGGGAATCAATTGAAGATATGGATAATGTACGACAAGATCTAGAAAAACAAAGAAAAAAGTATCTAAAAGAGGAGGGCAAGCTTCAAGAAATTGGACGGAAACTAAACGAGGTATCTGAAAAACTGGAACTATACAAGAAGAGATATGAGAATGTTAAAGCAGAGTTAAAGAGTAAAAAGGAGAAACTATCACAACTAAGGAAAGACCTCGCTGAATTCGGGTACGAGGAAATCAAAAAGCTAGCAGAAAAAAGAGATGCCCTAGAACTAAAACTAAAGAGTCTAACAGAAAAAAAAAGAGGAGATCATGAGAGAAATTGA